Proteins encoded within one genomic window of Microbacterium sp. LKL04:
- a CDS encoding hemolysin family protein yields the protein MNDWVGIAWLVVLLVANAFFVGAEFAVISARRSQIEPLAEKGSRSAKTALWAMEHATLMLATCQLGITICSLLILNVSEPAIHHLLAVPLEAIGLPYAVVDVTGFVIALLLVSYLHVVFGEMVPKNLAFSLPDRAVLLLAPPLVFVSRVFHPIIVALNWIANHVVRLFRVEPKDEAASTFTLDEVATIVNQSRIEGVLDDASGAVAAAVEFTDKKAKDVAVPLSELVTLPEHTTPDEIERAVARHGFSRYVIVDDEGMPLGYVHLKDVLRAAEGEDSEDTVAQPIKPKRIHHMIPIGEATDLEDALALMRRSSRHLAQVRDSAGETTAVLFLEDIIEELVGEVHDATRRL from the coding sequence ATGAACGACTGGGTCGGAATCGCATGGCTCGTCGTCCTCCTGGTGGCCAACGCCTTCTTCGTCGGAGCCGAGTTCGCCGTCATCTCCGCGCGACGCTCGCAGATCGAGCCGCTCGCCGAGAAGGGTTCGCGGTCGGCCAAGACGGCCCTGTGGGCCATGGAGCACGCGACGCTCATGCTGGCGACGTGCCAGCTCGGCATCACGATCTGCTCGCTGCTGATCCTGAACGTGTCGGAGCCGGCGATCCACCACCTGCTCGCGGTGCCGCTCGAGGCGATCGGCCTGCCGTACGCGGTCGTCGACGTCACGGGCTTCGTCATCGCGCTGCTGCTCGTGTCGTATCTGCACGTCGTGTTCGGCGAGATGGTGCCGAAGAACCTCGCGTTCTCGCTGCCGGATCGCGCTGTGCTGCTGCTCGCGCCGCCGCTCGTGTTCGTGTCACGGGTGTTCCACCCGATCATCGTGGCGCTCAACTGGATCGCGAACCACGTCGTGCGGCTGTTCCGCGTTGAGCCGAAGGACGAGGCCGCCTCGACCTTCACGCTCGACGAGGTCGCCACCATCGTGAACCAGTCGCGCATCGAGGGCGTGCTGGATGACGCCTCGGGCGCGGTCGCTGCGGCGGTGGAGTTCACCGACAAGAAGGCGAAGGATGTCGCGGTCCCGCTCTCGGAGCTCGTCACCCTGCCCGAGCACACGACGCCCGACGAGATCGAGCGGGCCGTGGCTCGTCACGGTTTCTCGCGGTACGTGATCGTCGACGACGAGGGGATGCCGCTCGGCTACGTCCACCTGAAGGACGTCCTCCGGGCCGCCGAGGGGGAGGACTCCGAGGACACGGTCGCCCAGCCGATCAAGCCCAAGCGGATCCACCACATGATCCCCATCGGCGAGGCCACCGACCTCGAGGACGCCCTCGCCCTCATGCGCCGGTCGAGCCGTCACCTGGCTCAGGTGCGCGACTCGGCGGGCGAGACGACGGCCGTGCTGTTCCTCGAGGACATCATCGAGGAACTCGTCGGCGAGGTGCACGACGCGACGCGCCGCCTCTGA
- a CDS encoding phytoene desaturase family protein yields the protein MSDLDAIVVGAGPNGLAAAVTLARAGLSVRVYEKGGTIGGGARTMEMTLPGYLHDVCSAVHPLAFESRFFREFGLGRRVDFAVPDASFAQPLDGGRAAIAYRDLDRTAESLGRDGDAYARLMRPLVERASGVSDFTGHPLLRVPADPAAAVWFGLRALEQGSGLWNARFAEDAAPALLTGVAAHTILSLPSLAAAGAGLALSTYGHARGWPIPIGGSQSIVDAMADDLREHGGEIVTDQEVESLRELPDAKAVLLDVVPRAFLRIAGDAVPAGYRGALERFRYGGAVAKVDFALSGPVPWANEEVRSAGTVHVGGTRAEMAASENLISRGGLPDAPYVLVAQPSGFDSSRAPAGAHVLWTYTHVPSGSTADRADAVIRQIERFAPGFRDLIVGMNSRNAVEVEAENPNYPGGDIAAGAPALWQLLKRPVVSREPWRTPLDGVYLCSASTSPGPGVHGLAGWHAARSALRHTFGTRISPDLAPR from the coding sequence ATGAGCGACCTCGACGCGATCGTGGTCGGCGCGGGGCCGAACGGGCTCGCGGCGGCCGTCACCCTCGCCCGTGCCGGTCTCAGCGTGCGTGTGTACGAGAAGGGCGGCACCATCGGCGGCGGCGCGCGCACCATGGAGATGACCCTCCCCGGCTACCTGCACGACGTCTGCTCGGCCGTACACCCGCTCGCCTTCGAGAGCCGCTTCTTCCGCGAGTTCGGGCTGGGGAGGCGCGTCGACTTCGCCGTCCCCGACGCCTCGTTCGCCCAGCCCCTCGACGGCGGCCGCGCCGCGATCGCCTACCGCGATCTCGACCGCACCGCCGAGAGCCTCGGCCGCGACGGCGACGCGTACGCGCGCCTGATGCGCCCGCTCGTGGAGCGGGCGTCCGGCGTCTCGGACTTCACCGGTCACCCGCTGCTGCGCGTACCCGCCGACCCGGCCGCCGCCGTGTGGTTCGGTCTGCGGGCTCTCGAACAGGGGAGCGGGCTGTGGAACGCGCGCTTCGCGGAGGATGCCGCTCCGGCCCTGCTCACCGGTGTCGCCGCGCACACGATCCTGTCGCTCCCGAGCCTGGCGGCGGCGGGAGCGGGACTCGCACTCTCGACCTACGGGCATGCGCGCGGGTGGCCGATCCCGATCGGCGGCAGTCAGAGCATCGTCGACGCCATGGCCGACGACCTGCGCGAGCACGGCGGCGAGATCGTCACCGACCAAGAGGTCGAGTCGCTGCGGGAGCTGCCCGACGCGAAGGCCGTCCTGCTCGATGTCGTCCCGCGCGCTTTCCTCCGGATCGCGGGCGACGCCGTTCCCGCCGGCTACCGCGGTGCCCTCGAGCGCTTCCGCTACGGCGGCGCGGTCGCGAAGGTCGACTTCGCCCTCTCGGGTCCCGTCCCGTGGGCGAACGAGGAGGTCCGCTCGGCCGGCACCGTCCACGTCGGCGGCACGCGCGCCGAGATGGCGGCATCCGAGAACCTCATCTCCCGCGGCGGACTTCCCGACGCTCCCTACGTGCTGGTCGCGCAGCCGTCGGGGTTCGATTCGTCGCGCGCCCCCGCCGGAGCTCATGTGCTCTGGACGTACACGCACGTCCCCTCGGGGAGCACCGCCGATCGCGCCGACGCCGTCATCCGGCAGATCGAGCGGTTCGCGCCCGGCTTCCGCGACCTGATCGTCGGCATGAATTCGCGGAACGCGGTCGAGGTCGAAGCCGAGAACCCGAACTACCCCGGCGGGGACATCGCGGCGGGGGCTCCCGCCCTCTGGCAGCTGCTCAAACGGCCGGTCGTGTCGCGTGAGCCGTGGCGCACGCCGCTCGACGGGGTCTACCTGTGCTCGGCGTCGACGAGTCCGGGGCCCGGTGTGCACGGCCTGGCCGGGTGGCATGCGGCGAGGTCGGCGCTGCGCCACACGTTCGGCACGCGGATCTCCCCGGATCTCGCGCCGCGGTAG
- a CDS encoding hemolysin family protein, with protein sequence MDYVMLGVGLLLTVGTGLFVASEFALVNLDRADLESRRAAGESRLSLTINALRITSTHLSSAQLGITLTTLLTGYTMEPALSNLLNPVFESWGVPEAASRPIATVVAMATATIFSMIIGELVPKNFALAVPRQTAKLVIGFQTVFTTVFKPAIQLLNGSANAVLRAMGVEPKEELSGARTAEELSSLVRRSASAGVLEEDTASLLDRTLTFSRLTTADVMTPRPSVHAVAADDSVEDVIQLARRTGHSRFPVYGESMDDITGIVHLKQAVSVPRERRADVPAAAIAEEPLRVPEAVHLDGLMSELRSRGYQMAIVVDEYGGTAGVVTLEDLVEEIVGEVLDEHDRSRAGVVRAKGSIIFPGDLRPDEVLDRTGIRVPEGDVYDTVGGFIMATLERIPAVGDQITLDDGTITVQRMDGRRVDRVKFVPAPVPVGAETEGGERR encoded by the coding sequence ATGGACTACGTCATGTTGGGCGTGGGGCTGCTCCTGACAGTGGGAACCGGCCTGTTCGTCGCCAGTGAGTTCGCACTCGTCAACCTCGATCGGGCCGATCTCGAGTCGCGCCGCGCAGCCGGCGAGAGCCGACTGTCGCTCACGATCAACGCGCTGCGGATCACGTCGACGCATCTTTCGAGCGCACAGCTCGGCATCACGCTGACGACCCTCCTCACCGGTTACACGATGGAGCCGGCGCTCTCGAATCTGCTGAACCCGGTGTTCGAGTCGTGGGGTGTGCCGGAAGCGGCATCCCGCCCCATCGCGACCGTGGTCGCCATGGCCACCGCGACGATCTTCTCGATGATCATCGGCGAGCTCGTCCCGAAGAACTTCGCCCTCGCGGTTCCTCGCCAGACCGCGAAGCTCGTCATCGGGTTCCAGACCGTCTTCACGACCGTCTTCAAGCCCGCCATCCAGTTGCTCAACGGCAGCGCGAACGCCGTGCTCCGTGCCATGGGCGTCGAGCCCAAGGAGGAGCTCTCCGGTGCCCGCACCGCGGAAGAGCTGTCGAGCCTGGTCCGCCGCTCGGCCAGCGCCGGCGTCCTCGAAGAGGACACCGCGTCGCTGCTCGACCGCACGCTCACCTTCTCGCGTCTCACGACGGCTGACGTCATGACCCCGCGACCCAGCGTCCACGCCGTCGCCGCCGACGACAGCGTCGAAGACGTCATCCAGCTCGCCCGACGCACCGGCCACAGCCGGTTCCCCGTGTACGGCGAGTCGATGGACGACATCACGGGCATCGTCCATCTGAAGCAAGCGGTGTCCGTGCCGCGTGAACGACGCGCGGACGTCCCGGCCGCCGCGATCGCGGAGGAGCCGCTGCGCGTCCCCGAAGCCGTGCACCTCGACGGTCTGATGTCCGAACTGCGCTCGCGCGGTTACCAGATGGCGATCGTCGTCGACGAGTACGGCGGCACCGCCGGCGTCGTCACGCTCGAAGACCTCGTCGAGGAGATCGTCGGCGAGGTGCTCGACGAGCACGACCGCAGCCGTGCCGGCGTCGTCCGCGCCAAGGGGTCGATCATCTTCCCCGGCGACCTGCGCCCCGACGAGGTGCTCGACCGCACCGGCATTCGCGTGCCAGAAGGCGACGTCTACGACACGGTCGGCGGATTCATCATGGCCACGCTGGAGCGCATCCCCGCGGTGGGAGACCAGATCACCCTCGACGACGGGACCATCACCGTGCAGCGGATGGACGGTCGCCGCGTCGACCGCGTGAAGTTCGTGCCCGCTCCCGTGCCTGTCGGCGCCGAGACCGAGGGAGGTGAGCGTCGATGA
- a CDS encoding glycosyltransferase 87 family protein: MTNRVLLWAAFALVHLVVGVLGFLLPNEPMGDVYRVYEPWSQAVFSGGGIVGVTQDWVYPHLALLPMLLAHVPGALVGSYTVGWAILVTLLDAVAFAILVGAGRSIGRLGAAGFWLAAIVALGPVGMYRIDAVSVPLAILGCLWLLRRPGVAGALLAAATWIKIWPAALIGAAVVAVRRRSVVLGAGVLVSVAVVGVVVATGGADHALGFVTGQTGRGLQVEAPVSAVYLWGALLGLDGWTVYYDQGILTFQVSGPFLGTVSALMTPALVLAAAAVVGIGAINARRHVPFVRLFPTLGLALTTVLIVVNKVGSPQFQTWLFAIVAFGLVVDRRRWIAPGALVLVSAALTQFVYPVLYDGIVSPEVVAVSVLTLRNVALIALLVWMVVRLVRLPVPVRSIH, translated from the coding sequence GTGACGAACCGCGTGCTGCTGTGGGCCGCGTTCGCCCTCGTCCATCTCGTCGTCGGTGTGCTCGGCTTCCTGCTGCCGAACGAGCCGATGGGCGACGTCTACCGCGTCTACGAACCCTGGTCGCAGGCCGTGTTCTCGGGCGGCGGGATCGTCGGCGTCACGCAGGACTGGGTGTATCCGCATCTCGCGCTTCTGCCGATGCTCCTCGCGCACGTGCCCGGAGCACTGGTCGGGAGCTACACCGTCGGGTGGGCGATCCTCGTGACGCTCCTCGACGCGGTCGCCTTCGCGATCCTGGTCGGCGCGGGCCGCTCGATCGGACGCCTGGGCGCGGCGGGGTTCTGGCTGGCGGCGATCGTCGCCCTCGGGCCCGTCGGGATGTATCGGATCGATGCGGTCTCGGTTCCGCTGGCGATCCTCGGATGCCTGTGGCTCCTGCGCCGGCCGGGTGTCGCCGGTGCGCTGCTCGCTGCCGCGACGTGGATCAAGATCTGGCCGGCAGCCCTCATCGGGGCCGCGGTCGTCGCGGTCCGTCGGCGGAGCGTCGTCCTCGGCGCGGGGGTGCTGGTGAGCGTGGCCGTCGTCGGCGTCGTCGTCGCCACGGGAGGCGCCGACCACGCCCTCGGATTCGTGACGGGTCAGACCGGGCGCGGACTCCAGGTCGAGGCACCGGTGAGCGCCGTCTACCTGTGGGGTGCACTCCTCGGCCTCGACGGGTGGACGGTCTACTACGACCAGGGGATCCTCACCTTCCAGGTCTCGGGACCCTTCCTCGGCACCGTGTCGGCACTCATGACGCCCGCGCTCGTCCTCGCCGCCGCCGCGGTCGTGGGGATCGGCGCGATCAATGCTCGTCGGCACGTCCCCTTCGTACGGCTGTTCCCGACGTTGGGCCTCGCCCTCACGACCGTCCTCATCGTCGTGAACAAGGTCGGCTCGCCGCAGTTCCAGACGTGGCTGTTCGCCATCGTCGCGTTCGGACTCGTCGTCGATCGCCGACGGTGGATCGCGCCCGGAGCGCTCGTGCTGGTGTCGGCCGCCCTCACCCAGTTCGTCTACCCCGTCCTCTACGACGGGATCGTCTCGCCCGAGGTCGTCGCCGTGAGCGTGCTGACGCTCCGCAACGTCGCGCTGATCGCGCTGCTGGTGTGGATGGTCGTCCGTCTCGTCCGCCTTCCCGTACCCGTCCGTTCCATCCACTGA
- the metX gene encoding homoserine O-acetyltransferase MetX: MDWQTSEDTVPSAPVTEADARSLLGRPPATGAWRDGDPIGERRFARFGAFTTESGASLPGIRLAYETWGELSPARDNAVLILHALTGDSHVRGDAVPGHATDGWWGDVVGPGRAIDTDRWFVVAPNMLGGCQGSTGPASIAPDGYEWASRFPFLTIRDQVAAQVMLTDAFGIDVWAGVIGGSMGGMHALEWAVGHPERVERLGVLCSPPTTTADQVALNSVQLAAIQMDPRFAGGNYYDAPDGDGPHRGLSLARRMALLNYRTPTELNQRFQRSWQSDKSPFGEGGRYAVESYLDFHGNRFTRRFDANSYLTLVEAMNSHDVGRDRGGVEEALARVTARTLVLGVDSDRLFPVEGQHRISRGIRTTIHDDTVVLSSDFGHDGFLIETEPVGRHLRRLLES, from the coding sequence ATGGACTGGCAGACCTCGGAAGACACGGTGCCCTCGGCTCCGGTGACCGAGGCAGACGCCCGGTCGCTCCTCGGGCGCCCACCGGCGACCGGCGCCTGGCGTGACGGCGACCCGATCGGGGAGCGCAGGTTCGCGCGGTTCGGCGCGTTCACCACCGAGAGCGGGGCGAGCCTCCCCGGCATCCGTCTCGCCTACGAGACGTGGGGCGAACTCTCCCCCGCCCGCGACAACGCCGTGCTGATCCTGCACGCCCTCACCGGCGACAGCCACGTGCGCGGCGACGCCGTCCCCGGTCACGCGACCGACGGCTGGTGGGGAGATGTCGTGGGCCCCGGAAGGGCCATCGACACCGACCGCTGGTTCGTCGTGGCGCCGAACATGCTGGGCGGATGCCAGGGGTCGACCGGTCCCGCGAGCATCGCCCCGGACGGCTACGAGTGGGCCTCCCGCTTCCCGTTCCTCACGATCCGCGACCAGGTCGCCGCACAGGTCATGCTGACGGACGCCTTCGGCATCGACGTCTGGGCGGGAGTGATCGGCGGATCGATGGGCGGCATGCACGCCCTGGAGTGGGCGGTCGGGCACCCGGAGCGGGTCGAGCGTCTCGGCGTGCTGTGCTCGCCGCCGACGACGACGGCCGACCAGGTCGCACTGAACTCCGTCCAGCTCGCGGCGATCCAGATGGATCCGCGCTTCGCGGGCGGCAACTACTACGACGCTCCCGACGGCGACGGCCCCCACCGGGGGCTCTCGCTCGCGCGACGCATGGCGCTTCTGAACTACCGCACCCCGACGGAGCTGAACCAGCGCTTCCAGCGGTCCTGGCAGTCCGACAAGAGCCCCTTCGGCGAAGGCGGTCGCTACGCCGTCGAGAGCTACCTCGACTTCCACGGCAACCGCTTCACCCGTCGGTTCGACGCGAACTCCTACCTGACCCTCGTCGAGGCGATGAACTCGCACGACGTCGGGCGCGACCGGGGCGGCGTCGAGGAGGCCCTCGCCCGGGTGACGGCGCGCACCCTCGTGCTCGGGGTCGACAGCGACCGCCTGTTCCCTGTGGAGGGGCAGCACCGCATCAGCCGCGGCATCCGCACCACCATCCACGACGACACGGTCGTCCTCTCGAGCGACTTCGGTCACGACGGCTTCCTCATCGAGACCGAACCCGTCGGACGCCACCTTCGACGCCTGCTCGAGAGCTGA
- a CDS encoding NADH:flavin oxidoreductase/NADH oxidase: MTLLFRPLELSGTTARNRLWVSPMCQYSAVDGVPNDWHHVHLAQFANGGAGVVIAEATAVVPEGRITPSDTGLWDDEQRDAWAPIVAAIHSRGALAGIQLAHAGRKASTHRPFDDARGSVSPAEGGWTTVAPSAIAFDGYAQPVALDANGIDALVVAFGDAARRADDAGFDLLEIHAAHGYLLHQFLSPLSNERTDGYGGSLENRARLLLRVVDAVRDAAPGRTLAVRFSATDWADGGWGVDETATVAGWVGERGASVIDISTGGLVAHQKITTGPGYQVPFAATVRERTGLLVTAVGEIADGPQAEAVLQDGLADAVMVGRGWLRDPHFALQAADDLDDAEAATLWPPQYLRARRR, encoded by the coding sequence ATGACCCTCCTCTTCCGCCCGCTCGAGCTGTCCGGTACGACCGCCCGCAACCGGCTCTGGGTCTCGCCCATGTGCCAGTACTCCGCCGTCGACGGCGTGCCGAACGACTGGCACCACGTGCACCTCGCTCAGTTCGCGAACGGCGGCGCCGGGGTGGTCATCGCCGAGGCGACGGCCGTCGTGCCCGAGGGACGGATCACGCCGTCCGACACAGGGCTGTGGGACGACGAGCAGCGGGATGCCTGGGCTCCCATCGTCGCCGCGATTCACTCGCGCGGAGCCCTGGCAGGCATCCAGCTCGCTCACGCGGGCCGGAAGGCGTCGACGCACCGCCCGTTCGACGATGCGCGCGGCAGCGTCTCCCCCGCCGAGGGCGGCTGGACGACCGTCGCCCCCTCAGCGATCGCTTTCGACGGCTACGCCCAGCCCGTCGCCCTCGACGCGAACGGGATCGACGCCCTCGTGGTCGCGTTCGGCGACGCTGCTCGCCGCGCCGACGACGCCGGCTTCGATCTGCTCGAGATCCACGCGGCGCACGGCTACCTGCTGCACCAGTTCCTCTCGCCGCTGTCGAACGAGCGCACCGACGGGTACGGCGGGTCTCTCGAGAACCGCGCCCGCCTGCTCCTGCGCGTCGTCGACGCGGTCCGGGATGCCGCACCCGGCCGTACCCTCGCGGTCCGCTTCTCGGCGACCGACTGGGCCGACGGCGGGTGGGGCGTCGACGAGACCGCGACCGTCGCCGGCTGGGTCGGCGAGCGCGGGGCGAGCGTCATCGACATCTCGACGGGCGGGCTCGTCGCGCATCAGAAGATCACGACAGGACCGGGGTACCAGGTTCCGTTCGCGGCAACGGTCCGCGAACGCACCGGGCTCCTCGTCACGGCCGTCGGCGAGATCGCTGACGGCCCGCAGGCCGAGGCCGTCCTGCAGGACGGCCTCGCCGATGCGGTCATGGTCGGCCGCGGCTGGCTGCGCGATCCGCACTTCGCCCTCCAGGCCGCAGACGACCTGGACGACGCGGAGGCTGCGACGCTGTGGCCGCCGCAGTACCTCCGCGCCCGCCGGCGCTGA
- a CDS encoding MFS transporter, with translation MTSTPTRPRRALLALAVGSFGIGMTEFVVMGLLPEIARELLPTAWASSQEEAIAQAGWLITLYALGVVIGAPTIAASVAKYPRHRVMVLLAGALTVCNALTLILPTFELVAASRLLAGLPHGAYFGIGALVAADVMGPGNRAKGVAFVLTGLTVANVVGVPLGTFLGQNLGWRWAFVLVVLIFAAATLAIALTVPHRPGEPSRTLRAELKVFRIGQVWFALGIGAIGFGGFFAVYTYVSPLVTEAAGAPAWLVPVVLVILGLGMTAGNLVGGHLADVNLIRSMFGLLVLLVVTQLLLALTAGWIVTVIVFVFAVAFASSAVSPTIQTRLMDVASDNQSIAAALNHSALNTGNAVGAALGGAVIAAGLGFTAPVWVGLLLALGGLGIAALSIGLERRSAARAPAEV, from the coding sequence GTGACCTCGACCCCCACCCGTCCCCGCCGCGCCCTCCTGGCGCTGGCCGTCGGCAGCTTCGGCATCGGGATGACCGAGTTCGTGGTCATGGGGTTGCTGCCCGAGATCGCGCGCGAGTTGCTCCCCACCGCGTGGGCGAGCTCGCAGGAGGAGGCGATCGCCCAGGCGGGATGGCTCATCACGCTCTACGCGCTCGGCGTCGTGATCGGAGCTCCGACGATCGCCGCATCCGTGGCCAAGTACCCGCGACACCGCGTCATGGTGCTCCTGGCCGGCGCCCTGACCGTGTGCAACGCGCTGACGCTGATCCTGCCGACGTTCGAGCTCGTCGCGGCATCCCGTCTTCTCGCCGGCCTGCCGCACGGCGCGTACTTCGGGATCGGTGCGCTCGTCGCCGCCGACGTCATGGGGCCGGGGAACCGCGCCAAAGGCGTCGCGTTCGTCCTCACGGGCCTCACGGTGGCGAACGTCGTCGGCGTTCCGCTCGGTACGTTCCTCGGTCAGAACCTCGGCTGGCGCTGGGCGTTCGTGCTGGTCGTCCTCATCTTCGCCGCCGCGACCCTCGCGATCGCCCTCACCGTCCCGCACCGCCCCGGGGAGCCGTCGCGCACGCTCCGGGCTGAGCTCAAGGTGTTCCGGATCGGACAGGTGTGGTTCGCGCTCGGGATCGGCGCGATCGGCTTCGGGGGCTTCTTCGCGGTCTACACGTACGTCTCGCCGCTGGTCACCGAGGCCGCCGGGGCACCCGCCTGGCTCGTCCCCGTCGTGCTCGTGATCCTGGGATTGGGGATGACGGCGGGCAACCTCGTCGGCGGCCACCTCGCCGACGTCAATCTGATCCGATCGATGTTCGGGCTCCTGGTCCTCCTCGTCGTGACGCAGCTGCTCCTCGCGCTGACCGCCGGGTGGATCGTGACCGTGATCGTCTTCGTCTTCGCGGTGGCCTTCGCCTCGTCGGCCGTGAGCCCGACGATCCAGACCCGGTTGATGGACGTCGCCAGCGACAACCAGTCGATCGCTGCGGCCCTGAACCACTCCGCCCTCAACACGGGCAATGCGGTCGGTGCGGCTCTCGGCGGCGCGGTCATCGCCGCCGGACTCGGCTTCACGGCTCCCGTCTGGGTGGGGCTGCTGCTGGCCCTCGGCGGACTCGGGATCGCCGCCCTCAGCATCGGCCTCGAACGCCGCTCGGCCGCGCGCGCCCCGGCCGAGGTCTGA
- a CDS encoding SRPBCC family protein, giving the protein MSRNSRVFACTPDDVFAVLADGWLFPSWVVGASRMREVAETWPEVGSHLHHSFGVWPALIDDETEVLAYDPPRHLLLRAKGWPMGEAQVDIQVRPHRDGAVVRIQEEAVAGPGSLIPPALLDIALQLRNAETLHRLAYLAEGRAARPTDETTAEDEGVGE; this is encoded by the coding sequence ATGTCCCGCAACTCGCGCGTGTTCGCCTGCACCCCTGACGACGTCTTCGCCGTGCTCGCCGACGGGTGGCTCTTCCCGTCGTGGGTCGTCGGCGCGTCCCGGATGCGCGAAGTCGCCGAGACCTGGCCCGAGGTCGGTTCGCACCTGCACCACTCGTTCGGCGTGTGGCCGGCCCTGATCGACGACGAGACCGAGGTGCTGGCGTACGACCCGCCGCGTCACCTCCTCCTCCGTGCGAAGGGGTGGCCGATGGGCGAGGCGCAGGTCGACATCCAGGTCAGGCCGCACCGCGACGGTGCCGTCGTCCGCATCCAGGAGGAGGCCGTCGCGGGACCCGGGAGCCTCATCCCGCCCGCGCTCCTCGACATCGCGCTGCAACTGCGGAACGCAGAGACCCTCCACCGCCTCGCCTACCTCGCCGAGGGCCGCGCCGCGCGTCCGACCGATGAGACCACCGCCGAGGACGAGGGCGTCGGAGAATGA
- a CDS encoding ADP-dependent NAD(P)H-hydrate dehydratase produces the protein MGAMTARMWNRADTAAVLTEPTADDDKYSRGVVGMRTGSAAFPGAAVLGVEAAWRTGVGMVRYLGPGPAADHVLARRPETVTADGRVQAWVIGSGTDAAHRSASERAALVGILSADVPVVVDAGALDLAVDAPAPVVATPHGREHARLRALLGLDPDVDDAAGTAGALGGVVVRKGATTVVAAPGIDPIEVTAPTSWLATAGTGDVLAGTVGAVLAGVIGHGTSPGDLGALQRAAASAVWLHGHAAALAVAAHGGGPIVALDVAEHLPHAVAAALAG, from the coding sequence GTGGGCGCCATGACGGCGCGGATGTGGAACAGGGCGGACACGGCCGCCGTCCTCACCGAGCCAACGGCGGACGACGACAAGTATTCCCGCGGTGTGGTCGGGATGCGGACCGGTTCGGCCGCCTTCCCGGGAGCTGCGGTCCTCGGCGTCGAGGCGGCGTGGCGCACCGGCGTGGGGATGGTGCGCTACCTCGGGCCGGGTCCGGCCGCCGACCACGTCCTCGCCCGACGACCCGAGACGGTGACCGCTGACGGCCGCGTGCAGGCGTGGGTGATCGGGTCCGGGACGGATGCCGCGCACCGCTCGGCGAGCGAACGCGCGGCGCTCGTCGGCATCCTCTCGGCCGATGTCCCCGTCGTCGTCGACGCCGGGGCGCTGGACCTGGCCGTCGACGCGCCCGCTCCCGTCGTGGCGACGCCGCACGGTCGCGAGCACGCCCGGCTGCGCGCTCTGCTGGGACTCGATCCGGACGTCGACGATGCCGCGGGCACCGCTGGTGCGCTCGGCGGTGTCGTCGTGCGGAAGGGGGCGACGACCGTCGTCGCCGCACCCGGGATCGACCCGATCGAGGTCACCGCGCCGACGTCGTGGCTGGCGACCGCCGGGACGGGCGACGTCCTCGCCGGGACCGTCGGTGCCGTTCTCGCGGGGGTCATCGGACACGGGACGTCGCCGGGTGACCTCGGCGCACTGCAGCGGGCGGCGGCATCCGCCGTCTGGCTGCACGGACACGCGGCCGCGCTCGCCGTCGCGGCGCACGGCGGGGGACCGATCGTCGCGCTCGACGTCGCCGAGCACCTGCCGCACGCCGTCGCAGCGGCGCTCGCCGGGTGA
- a CDS encoding thiamine-binding protein encodes MIVAFSVAPSGNGNPDGSVHDAVAAAVAVVRASGLPHRTTSMFTEIEGEWDEVMAVVKGAVDAVQPFGSRVSLVLKADIRPGYTGEIDGKIARLESALESIRPEEGSGTTIPE; translated from the coding sequence ATGATCGTCGCCTTCTCCGTCGCCCCGTCCGGGAACGGCAATCCGGACGGTTCCGTCCACGACGCCGTGGCAGCGGCCGTCGCCGTCGTCCGCGCCTCGGGCCTGCCGCATCGGACCACGAGCATGTTCACTGAGATCGAGGGGGAGTGGGACGAGGTGATGGCCGTCGTCAAGGGCGCGGTCGACGCCGTCCAACCCTTCGGGTCGCGTGTCTCGCTCGTGCTGAAAGCCGACATCCGTCCCGGGTACACGGGCGAGATCGACGGCAAGATCGCGCGCCTCGAGTCCGCGCTCGAATCGATTCGTCCCGAGGAGGGGAGCGGGACTACGATCCCTGAGTGA